Proteins encoded in a region of the Pangasianodon hypophthalmus isolate fPanHyp1 chromosome 21, fPanHyp1.pri, whole genome shotgun sequence genome:
- the LOC128317138 gene encoding nucleolar protein 58-like, whose translation MSLITVRHTFDASRVYQIGREDNKKDVKHTKKQNKMAKKKAKKTMTKNTTKKVKKEATKKKVKEEKKEAKTKVKRVKKKAMKKEKKKKVKKEARKEATKKKVKRANKKVVKKEVRKQVKKEAKKKVKKTTKKKTKMKKTRRRRRRLAKDSLPLSCGFVN comes from the exons ATGTCTCTAATCACAGTGAGACATACGTTTGATGCTAGCAGAGTTTATCAAATAGGGCGCGAAGACAACAAAAAGGATGTAAAGCACACTAAAAAACAGAACAAGATGGCGAAGAAGAAAGCAAAGAAGACGATGACAAAAAACACGACGAAAAAG gtGAAGAAGGAGGCAACAAAGAAAAaggtgaaggaggagaagaaggaggcaAAGACAAAGGTGAAGAGAGTGAAGAAGAAGGCaatgaagaaggagaagaagaaaaaggtgAAGAAGGAGGCGAGGAAGGAGGCAACAAAGAAAAAGGTGAAGAGGGCGAATAAGAAGGTAGTGAAGAAGGAGGTGAGGAAGCAGGTGAAGAAAGAGGCAAAGAAGAAGGTGAAGAAGACGAcaaagaagaagacgaagatgaagaagacaagaagaagaaggagaaggctAGCCAAAGACTCACTGCCCTTAAGTTGTGGTTTTGTTAATTAA